A single window of Eucalyptus grandis isolate ANBG69807.140 chromosome 1, ASM1654582v1, whole genome shotgun sequence DNA harbors:
- the LOC104435850 gene encoding L-ascorbate peroxidase 2, cytosolic, which translates to MAKRYPNVSEEYRKAAAKCKRKLRGLIAEKHCAPIVLRLAWHSAGTFDVQTKTGGPFGTIRHSAELAHEANNGLDIAVRLLEPIKAQFPILSYADFYQLAGVVAVEITGGPEIPFHPGRPDKNEPPPEGRLPEATKGSDHLRQVFGHMGLSDKDIVALSGGHTLGRCHKERSGFEGPWTTNPLIFDNSYFKELLSGDKEGLIKLPSDKALIEDPIFRPLVEKYAADEDAFFADYEEAHLKLSELGFADA; encoded by the exons ATGGCCAAGCGTTACCCGAACGTCAGCGAGGAGTACCGGAAAGCCGCCGCGAAGTGCAAGAGGAAGCTCCGGGGACTCATCGCCGAGAAGCATTGCGCTCCCATCGTCCTTCGACTGGC ATGGCACTCCGCCGGTACCTTCGACGTGCAGACGAAGACGGGAGGTCCCTTTGGGACGATCAGGCACTCTGCGGAGCTCGCTCACGAAGCGAACAACGGATTGGATATCGCCGTCCGGCTTCTGGAGCCGATCAAGGCACAGTTCCCGATCCTGTCCTACGCGGACTTCTACCAG TTGGCTGGGGTTGTTGCTGTTGAAATAACTGGAGGGCCTGAGATTCCTTTCCACCCTGGTAGACCG GACAAAAATGAACCTCCCCCTGAAGGCCGGTTGCCTGAAGCTACAAAAG GTTCCGACCATCTAAGACAAGTCTTTGGCCACATGGGTCTTAGCGACAAAGATATCGTTGCCCTATCTGGTGGGCACACTCTG GGCAGATGCCACAAGGAACGCTCTGGATTTGAAGGACCCTGGACTACCAACCCTCTCATTTTTGACAACTCCTACTTTAA GGAACTCCTCAGCGGAGACAAGGAAGGTCTGATCAAGCTACCATCTGACAAGGCTCTTATTGAGGATCCCATCTTTCGTCCTCTTGTTGAGAAGTACGCTGCG GACGAGGATGCATTCTTCGCGGATTATGAAGAAGCTCATCTGAAGCTGTCAGAGCTAGG ATTTGCGGACGCTTAA